TTGTCCGTCCTCTCTTTCATCGCCTCGGAGACGGACACATTGATCGTATACCCGTCATCGGTCCTTTCGCTCCACGAGGATTCGGACAGCTTGTCATCATCGAGCACCTGCCTCATCTTCGCGTCTGCCTTGGCGGCAGCAAGGACATAATCCTCTGATGTGGACAGGGCCCGGAGGTTTGCAGAGAAGAGCTGCAAGACGACGGTTACCGCCATCGCCAGGAGGGCAATGGCAGCGAGAACCTCGATGAGGGTGAAGCCGTCGCCGGCATGTACCACGCTGAAAGCAAGACGGGGGAATGAGGTTCCCCCCTTCGGAAACGTTAGTTCTTCATTTCTCATTTTATCATCACCGTTCCGACTATCGGATCGGTCTCTATACTCAGAGACTGCTTGCCGGAAGACAGGACGATCTTGCCCCCGTCGATGCCGCCGATTCCGTTAACGTTGATATTGAATTTCCCCCTCGGGACCTCTCCGGAAAGAGGGTCAATCACCTTTATCATGACATCGGCGGGGATGCTCTTACTGCCCTTTCCCTCTATGCCGTAGGATTTCGAGTCAAGGTCGATCGAGACGACCTGTCTCTCGCCGTTAATCTGCGCAAGGGCTCTCGCATACCGTATGGTGGCCGACAAATCCCGTGCCGTCGCCGTGAGCCTGCTCGAGAAGAGGGTCTTGGCAAAAAAGACAGTCGAGAGGCCGAGTACAAGCGTGATGAGAAAGATGACGATGATGAGTTCGAGAAGGCTGAATCCCCCCGTTTTCCGCAACGTGCCGTATCTTTCCGGTCGTCCGGACCCGGTCCTGAAAATGTCACGCATGATTATCTTATTGCCCGTAGGGTTCTGTTAAAACGGCAGTTCGGTTATGCTGAATATGGCCATGAGCATCGAGATGACGATAAAGCCGATTATCATCGCCATTCCGAGAATCATGGCGGGCTCGAGGAGGCCCACGAACCTCTTTATGGCGGTCTTAAGGCTCTTCTCATAGGTCGTGGCGACCTTCAGGAGCATATCATCGAGCTGGCCGGTTTCTTCGCCGACCTTGATCATGGAAAGCGCCAGCGGGGGCAGGATCTTTGCGTTGGCAAGCGGAACCGCTATGCCCTTTCCCTCTTTGGCTCCTTTCGATACGGCGTTTATGCCTGAGGCTATCACCTGGTTGCTGATAACGTCTTTCGCGTTGTTCAGCGCCTGGAGGAGGGGGACCCCGCTCTTCAGAAGCGTACCGAGCGTCCTGCAGAACCTTGCGGTTTCGAGTTTCTTGATGACGTCGGTAAGCAACCTGAGCTTCAAGGCATCCCATTTGTACCTGCCCGCATCGGACCGTATGTAACTTCTGAAGGCCATCCATGCTGTCAGGGCAGCCAGTGCGGTGATCCACCAGT
This DNA window, taken from Thermodesulfovibrionales bacterium, encodes the following:
- a CDS encoding prepilin-type N-terminal cleavage/methylation domain-containing protein, with product MRNEELTFPKGGTSFPRLAFSVVHAGDGFTLIEVLAAIALLAMAVTVVLQLFSANLRALSTSEDYVLAAAKADAKMRQVLDDDKLSESSWSERTDDGYTINVSVSEAMKERTDNLQVKLLDITMTTSWAVGAKTKSITLRTMKTVEKKI
- a CDS encoding prepilin-type N-terminal cleavage/methylation domain-containing protein, which translates into the protein MRDIFRTGSGRPERYGTLRKTGGFSLLELIIVIFLITLVLGLSTVFFAKTLFSSRLTATARDLSATIRYARALAQINGERQVVSIDLDSKSYGIEGKGSKSIPADVMIKVIDPLSGEVPRGKFNINVNGIGGIDGGKIVLSSGKQSLSIETDPIVGTVMIK